Sequence from the Methanosarcina siciliae T4/M genome:
AATAACCCCGAAATAAAACTTTTCTTTTCCGAGATTTCTGTCACTTCATCCATACTCTCACCTTCAGATTTCTCCTTAAGCTGTATAGGGCCAAACATATTATAAAATATTCCTATGATGTGTCCATATCTTTATGGATTTTGAAATTAAGTTATCTCTCATAAAAAACAGTTAATCTTTCTTTCAAGCATTTTTCACTTAATTAGATTATTTTTAGCTAAATTTTATTATATTGTAAATGCTCATTTTTCTTCTAAAGAAGTCTGGTTTTAATTTAAATGAAGTTTTTGGAGACAGTTTTAATAATTCCTATGCTGTCATCGCTGTTCTTAGAGCCATTATTAGCGCCCGTAAATAATTCAAATTTGTTCTCAAAACCCTATATGCCTTTTATCCCCGAAGGAGTAAATTCAAAGAAGAGCGTTTCGCTAGAAATCGCCATCCTCCTCATTTTTGTAACCGTAAGCAAATGTAACATTTTTTCGTTTGCGGCATCTTCCTCGCGTTTCAACCCTATTTTTCCGAATACGAGATAATCTGCAAAACCCCGGTACTGGTGGTGGTCACGGTCGTCCATAAGAAAAAGTGAAGTGTAACCATACCTTGCCAGGATACTGTAAATATCATCAAATTTGTTGAGGACTTCACCCACTACACAAGTTCGGGCAGCTTTCAGGACTAAGGATACATGCAATTTCGGGTACAGAGCAGTTCAGGATATGGATAATTACGGGATACTTTCAGAATACATGTATTTCTATAATACAGGTATTTCCGGGGTCTACAATATAATTTTTCAGAACACCAGGGCTTTGAGCGAGTTGACGGCATTTACAAGTATATCTACTTCTTCTTCGGTGTTATAGAGTGCAAAAGATGCCCTGGCAGTGCTTTCCACTTCCAGGAAGCGGGTAACAGGAATTGCACAGTGGTGCCCGCTTCGGATGCAAATTTTCTTTGTCTGGTCGAGGATCAGGGCAACATCATGAGCATGCAGTCCTTTCACATTAAATGGTACGGTTCCTGCCCGGTTTTCAGGCCCGTAAACCTCTACATGTTCGAGTTCGGAGAGTCTCTTTGCAGCTTCCCGGGAGAGTTTCGCTTCGTGCTTTTCAATCTCGGAAACTCCTATTTTTTCCACATACTCTACTGCTCTCCCAAGCCCTATGACCCCCGGGATGTTCGGAGTCCCGGCTTCAAAACAGGCAGGGGACGGTTCAAGCATGTATGTAAGTCCGCTGACGTCCGAAACCGTTCCCCCTCCTACTGAGGCGCTTTCAAGCACCTCTGGATGTCTGATGTAGAGTATACCGGTACCCTGCGGACCGAGCAGCCCTTTGTGTCCGGCAGTTGCAAAAAAATCACATCCGAGCGTTTTCAGATCCACTGGAATATGGCCTGCAGACTGAGCGCCGTCGATCAGGACTTTAACTTCGTTTCTGTGGGCAAGTTTCGTAATCCTTATGACATCCTGGACAGAGCCGAAAACGTTTGAGATATGCGTTACAGCAATGAGTTTTGTCCTGTCAGTGAGGGCATTTTCTATCACCTGGGGATCAATTATGCCTCTACGGTCCGGGCTTACAACCGTTACATTTACTCCTTTCTTCTGCAGGCGCAGCCAGGGAAGGAGGTTTGAATGGTGCTCGAGCATGGTTGTAACAATGTGGTCACCTGCTTCCCAGGGGTAACTGTTTGCAACAAGGTTGATCCCTTCGGTCGTATTTTTCGTAAACACGGTCTTCGAAGGCTCTGCATTCAGGAAATGGGCAACAGTTTCCCGCGCATCTTCATAGCGGTTTGTTGTTTCCCTTGCAAGGCGGTGTGCTCCTCTCCCGTGGTTGCCAGCATATTTATAAAAATATTCTACCATGGCTTCAACAGCCGGAATCGGGGTCTGGGTGGTTGCCGTGCTGTCGAGATACACGACTTTTTTTAGAACAGGAAAATCTTCACGGACCGCATATACATCATACATGCTTCCCTTCTAGGAATGAGATCTAAAAAAAGCTTATGCAGGTTATTTACCCTGCACACCGCCAATCATAAAGCGGTAAAGGTCTAATTCATCTGAGTCGAGGCTGTCTGTACAGCCTTTTACAACTGTGTGGTAGCCGTTTTTACGGGTTTTGTATTTATATTCACTTCTTTTTCTTTCTTCGTGATTCAGCTCACTCATAAGTTTTCCTCCTGTCTCTTCAATGCTTGCGCTTATTTCAGGGCTGGAATTTCGTTCTTTCCGGATGCAAGCCTCCAGATTAAGGTAAATCTTCCAGTATTCCAGAATAATAAATTCCTCCAGAATGGATTTTAGTTCCGCGCTTCTGAATGTCAGCCCTTTAAATGCAGGCTAGGATTCCAGTCCTCCCGGTTCCCGGCCCGCTACAGCGCAGCGAGTGTCGTTCATATCCACAACAAAATATTAATTGTATTTCGCAATATATATCCATTCCGGATTTTTTTTTAAATTGCCTTAAAATTTTTTGAATCATTCGAATTTTTGGTTGGGTGCCCTATCAGTTCTTTTGTATTCAGATCTTGCGAATATTAAGCCTAAGCTCTTTTTTTTATTTCCAAGATTTCCATGAGCCCTGAGAGATGCGCAGGTATAGCTCCTATTGCAGTGCATGTCTCAAGGGAAAGTCCTTTAGAGGTGATATCAAGCTGGTATTTCCCTCTCTCAAATAGTTCTTTTGGAAGTCCTTTGTGCCCGAGACCCACAAGAAATAGAAATGAACGGTTGCGTAACGCTTCTTCGGCAATTTCCGCAGGCAAAACTTTCCTTTTTGGGTCTGGCTTTGAAGTGGTAATAACGACATCTCCGAATTGAGAAGGAAAGCCTTTCTTTGGAAGGTCGGCAACTGAAAGGTGGCTTTTTTCGTAAAGAGTCCTGAGATAACTTCCCGATTCTCCGATGGTGGTCTTCTCCATTACAAAAGAGACCAGCTCTTCGGCGGTCATTTTGAACGGGAAGTCGTAAAGGGCAAGATGGAACCCGAAAGCGTGGCAGATTGGAGCGGCCCTGGCAATTGCACGGTAATGCGCATCGAGAACTTTGATCTTGTCGTAAGTATTAACTATTCCGAGAGTGAGCATAAGCTTCTTCATATGTTTTTTTGTAATATAATGTTTCGTTAGTTTCTTTCAGGTTTGTTCTCAAAAATTCTTCTTTTTTTCAGGGCTTCTTCCTTTTCTCAGGACTTCTTCCTTTTCTCAGGACTTCTTCCTTTTCTCAGGACTTCTTCCTTTTCCCAGAAACTCTTTTCAGGAAACTCGAAAATACTTCATGGAATGCTGGGCACACTTTCCAAAATGCTCGCAATTCCTGCAATCTTCCCAGAGAAGTAATTTTTCAGCGTCTTCCATTTTTATAAAACCAAGTTTTTCAAAAAAACTCGGAGCAGTTGTCCGTACATATAATTCATGTGCAGGGTCTCCGGGGGCCTGCGGAAAATCCACAGTATTAATTAGGTACTCCATAAGCCTCGTTCCGATTCCTTTTCCCCTAAGGTTTGGATGCACGGCAATGGAGTGGAGCTCCATAACGGTCTTCTCTCCTGATCGGTTCCTGATGAGGGCAGCACACCCGACTACCTTTCCTTCATTTTCAGCCATCACAAAGTCCTCGGGCTTGAGTCCTTCTATGTCCAGAAAATAAGTGGAAAGGAGTTTCTGGATTGCAGGCAGGTCTTTTTTTTCAGCTTTTCGGATTACGATTTCTATCATATTTTTTCAGCAGCAGCTTTTTTAAGGTCGATCACGCTCATCCCGGAAGTCTGGTTATTCGATATTTTATTCCTTTTAGCTTATTCCCTTTCTGCTTCTTCTTCCTCTTTTTTCTCTTCTGTTTTCTCAGTTATTTTCCGCAGGTGGGGCTCGTCCATACTCCCGGAACGGAAACCTTCAAGGTCGAGGGTTACAAAGTCAAAGCCGAGGCTTTTAAGGTGTCTGGATATTTTTTCTTTTTTGCGGATTGCGTCTTCAAATTCATCCTCGGAAACTTCTATTCTGGCAAGATTTGAATGCATCCTTACCCTGAATTGCGTAAAACCCAGAGCTAAAAGATAGTCTTCGGCTTTTTCTATTCTCTCGAGAGTTTCATGGGTGATAGGCTGCCCATAAGCAATACGGGTTGCAAGGCAGGCTGCTGAAGGCCTGCTTGCTGCTGAAAGGGCACGGTTTGAGGCAATTTCCCTAATCTCTTCTTTTGTAACATTGAACTCTACAAACGGGGAAAATATCTTCTCTCCGGCTTCCTTGATTGCTCTGTATCCTGGACGGTTTTCCCCTTTTATTTCCGAAGCATTTGTCCCTTCAAGCACGACATTGTATCCGGCTTTCTCAGCGAACTCTACCAGGGTTTCAATAAGGGCTTTTTTGCAGAAATAGCACCTGTTAATCGTATTTGAGGAAAAATAGGGCACACTGGTCAGGGAGAACGGGAGGACCTTATGCTGAATCCCGATTTCACAGGCTGTCTGGGCAGCGGTTTCAAGCTGCTTCCTGGGAAACAGCGGAGAATCTATAGTTACGGCCAGGGCTTTTTCCCCCAGTTCCTCAAAAGCAAGTGCAGCAAGGGTAGAACTGTCCACTCCTCCTGAAAACGCAATGACTGCACTTTCTCTGGCTTTTATAGCCTCCTTTATCATCCCGATCTTTGCGGTATCCATTAATTACGAGTTTCGGCTAATAAGATATATGTATTTTCCATTCCTATAGTCAGAAGGTTCCTTACAGCAGCCATAATAAAGGGATATATGGGTGTACTCTAATCGGGGCTGGTCAGGATTTTTCCTACCGTATAGACTCTCGAAACAACATCATTCCAGACACTACTTTAATTAATATACTTTAATCTCTCATGCTTTAATCTCCCTGTACCGAAGCTTTATCTTCCTATCAGGGTTCTGGTTTCAGGAATAAATCTAATTAGAACCTAATTTCCCTATAATAGTATAATTTTGATGCAAATGATGAGATGGAGATCTTAGATGGAATTATTCGGAACTAATGGTGTACGTGGTATTGCCAATGAATTTATAAATCCTGAACTGGCAGTCAATTTAGCCAAAAGCCTGGGTACGTACATGGGCTCAAAAGGTACGGTTGCAATAGGCTGTGATACCAGGATTTCGGGCCATATGCTGAAATCAGCAGCAATTGCCGGAGCTCTTGCAACAGGCCTGAATGTGATTGATGTTGGGACTGTCCCTACTCCCTCCATTCAGTATTATGTGCGCGACTATGCTGATGCCGGGATCGTTATTACGGCATCTCACAATCCCAGGGAGTATAATGGAATCAAGTTTATTGCAGGAGATGGC
This genomic interval carries:
- a CDS encoding ATPase domain-containing protein, encoding MHVSLVLKAARTCVVGEVLNKFDDIYSILARYGYTSLFLMDDRDHHQYRGFADYLVFGKIGLKREEDAANEKMLHLLTVTKMRRMAISSETLFFEFTPSGIKGI
- a CDS encoding cysteine desulfurase, giving the protein MYDVYAVREDFPVLKKVVYLDSTATTQTPIPAVEAMVEYFYKYAGNHGRGAHRLARETTNRYEDARETVAHFLNAEPSKTVFTKNTTEGINLVANSYPWEAGDHIVTTMLEHHSNLLPWLRLQKKGVNVTVVSPDRRGIIDPQVIENALTDRTKLIAVTHISNVFGSVQDVIRITKLAHRNEVKVLIDGAQSAGHIPVDLKTLGCDFFATAGHKGLLGPQGTGILYIRHPEVLESASVGGGTVSDVSGLTYMLEPSPACFEAGTPNIPGVIGLGRAVEYVEKIGVSEIEKHEAKLSREAAKRLSELEHVEVYGPENRAGTVPFNVKGLHAHDVALILDQTKKICIRSGHHCAIPVTRFLEVESTARASFALYNTEEEVDILVNAVNSLKALVF
- a CDS encoding DUF531 domain-containing protein — translated: MKKLMLTLGIVNTYDKIKVLDAHYRAIARAAPICHAFGFHLALYDFPFKMTAEELVSFVMEKTTIGESGSYLRTLYEKSHLSVADLPKKGFPSQFGDVVITTSKPDPKRKVLPAEIAEEALRNRSFLFLVGLGHKGLPKELFERGKYQLDITSKGLSLETCTAIGAIPAHLSGLMEILEIKKRA
- a CDS encoding GNAT family N-acetyltransferase, which codes for MIEIVIRKAEKKDLPAIQKLLSTYFLDIEGLKPEDFVMAENEGKVVGCAALIRNRSGEKTVMELHSIAVHPNLRGKGIGTRLMEYLINTVDFPQAPGDPAHELYVRTTAPSFFEKLGFIKMEDAEKLLLWEDCRNCEHFGKCAQHSMKYFRVS
- the larE gene encoding ATP-dependent sacrificial sulfur transferase LarE, whose amino-acid sequence is MDTAKIGMIKEAIKARESAVIAFSGGVDSSTLAALAFEELGEKALAVTIDSPLFPRKQLETAAQTACEIGIQHKVLPFSLTSVPYFSSNTINRCYFCKKALIETLVEFAEKAGYNVVLEGTNASEIKGENRPGYRAIKEAGEKIFSPFVEFNVTKEEIREIASNRALSAASRPSAACLATRIAYGQPITHETLERIEKAEDYLLALGFTQFRVRMHSNLARIEVSEDEFEDAIRKKEKISRHLKSLGFDFVTLDLEGFRSGSMDEPHLRKITEKTEEKKEEEEAERE